The segment GAGGGTGACATAATTCCATAATCTTTGACAAGGGCCTAATAATGAAATAAGTTTGCCAATTTATAAAGTATGTACCTACATATCAAGGATGAGAAGGCTTAAATCAGGAGGTTCATTTTGGGACTAGAAATACCAACATAAGGGCAAAAATCAATGTGCATGGACCCATAGGCATGAAGGAGTACTTGAGAAAACTTTAAATAAGAAAGGAATCTATTCGAGCCCTAGTAATGATAATATGGAATTTTAACAAGAATCACTCATTCAAAGGGAAGCATGAATTCATGGGGAACACAAACTTCAATAGGGATCAAAGGATTAATTTATCTGAAAGGAGCCcacaacttaatcaaatcaaaGCAATGGATACAGTACTAATAGGGGCAATTATAATGGAAAAGATCAATGAAATAGGATAGCTTATCCACCAAGGTTCGATGAAGCAAGGAATGATCCTCCTTGGAATCGAGGGGGAAACAATAAGGCCATTCAGAGTCTTGGAGAAGCGCCAGCACCAATTGCGCAACAAAGAGATTGATTTATGCAAGTACAATGGAATCAATATGATGAAAGGAATGCTACATGGGGAGAATCAATGATATGCAACAAATGTTTTCAACAAACTCTTTTTAAGGTTATtttaagtgcatcgggacgatgcacaatttaaggggggaaggatgtcataaccctcctttGCCATTTTTTGATTTGATACTATTATTGTTATTACTATTCAATCATTTTGTGATCATGTTAGAAATGAATTACTTgaatgtgattgaataaaaaaaaataagaataagtaagaataataaatcaatatttttatattaaaaaaaaatcagttgagtttttggattaagttaagtgggttattacactaTCATCTTGAATGATACATCTAAATCCAGCTTGCCTTAGGTTTCCTTTGGCTGCATAATTGATATTTAGCTTGTATCTATTCAACTTTGGTTTTAAccatttggtatcctttcttttacAAGTTTTACTTGATATTATGATGTTCAAATTTTTGAGCAAAGACCTTATAGCCTATATGTGTTTATCCCATTTGAAAATAAATTTGCCAATTCACAAATTCCAACTTTGATCTTGTTGATAACCTGCTCCTCCGTCATAATCATGTCACTGAATATCCTCTTATTCCTCTCTTTCTAAATATGCCATACAACCATATATAGGGCTTTCATGTAGATATTTCTCTACATTGAGTTCAAACCCATCTTACGCCACCCTAATAGCATTCCAAATAGGGATTCATTACAAGCTACTAACCAATTCAAGGATGATAAGATCCAATCCCAACATCTCTTAACATAAGGGCACAATAAGAGAAGGTGATTCATTGTTTCCTCACTCTACTTACAAGGGGGCATAAACTTGCTCCAAGAATACCATATTTTTTAAGTCTTCCCCTATTAGAACCCTTTCATGTAAAGTTGCCCATAAAAACACACCAGACTGAGGGGCAAACCTTTTGTTCCCACCGACCAATCCTTCTTCCCCACCATATTCTCCTGACTTGGATGCACATTAGATTATCTCATCCTCACCCTTTGTAAACATGATCTTTCTTTCTTTAAGTGTATTACTTAAGATAGGTATTACTCAAGTAGGGATACATATTAGTCCATATAATCCAAACCGGATAGTTTGTACCTTGAACCTCCATCTTGATGTAATCTACCACAATAACTCCATGAATGTTTTAGAATCCAACCTTGCTCTGGGAATAAATTTATTAAAGCGTCATGACCTAATCATCCATGAGTCTTGCCAGAATCTTGCCTTCTTACCACTCTCAATTTTCCAAGACAAGTGATTGGTAATTATATCTCTGCTTTCCCAAATATTAGACCCTCCACTAGTGTTGGCTTGGGTGAGAATCCTACTTGGCTCCTTGTTATCTAGAcatttcatcatcattattctgcACCATAATCTACTTGTGTTTTTGAACACCTTCCATGATAATTTTGCTCCCAAAGCTAGATTTTGTAGCTCCAATCTTCTTAGACCACCTACTCCCTCCTCTTTTGAAAGACAAGTTGTTTCCCATTTGATTAGGGGAATCCTAATAATATCTCTACTTTCTGAAATATACCAATCCTTCTACAACTCATCTTTCTCCTATCTCCAACAAATTTCAAAGAGATACTACTAGCTATTTGCTCACATTCGTAGTTTTAATTATGATGTACCTCTTACTCAAATGGGCCTTCAATATAAAATATGATTATCTTATGGTTGCAAACCATAAAGCTTTTATCAACCTTCTTGAaggaaccaatctttccaatcttaTTAATCCATTGGGAAACATTTTAGTAATTAATTATATGGACTTACAAATATTATAGAGTATAAACACACTATACATGAAAATAcaccctttttctcattttctattATATTCGTCTAATCCTTTTGATGTTTTTATTTATATTGAATCCTTCTCTAATTCTTGTATTTACATTCAGCCCTTTATTAACCCACACAATATACTCATGCATACCATCTTATCCTCACATTATTGTACCATATTTAATATAGCATAAAACCATGTCAATAAATGATATCTAGAGACTAAACTACTTACATAACCCAATCTCAAGCAAGAacaaatttataatgttgattcatcattatttgatacAAATATATACAATTCCAAAAtactaatttatattttttattacaacatacaacaaaataTCTATTACTAATAACTACAAATCAATAAAGAACAAAGCATATTCTAATTTTCCTCGATATTAACTTCTTGATCTCTTAAACTGAAGTCTTATTTCTCTTTAGCCATTAGTTAATTTAAGAATGTTCTATTTCCCTACACCCTTGCACTAAACAATACAAAAGATATATATCAAAAACTTTCTAAAATTAAGATGGAAGTACAGAGAACACAAAAAATTTAAACTCTTAGCTTAGTTGATACATGCGCTCTTTACATACCGTTTTGtggatcatatatatataaagctaattaaataattgagaagataataaaattaaattatactTCACCTTTTCTCTTGACTCGTTCATTTGTTCGATCATTTCTTGATTCTATATTTAAAACCACTGAGTTAGAAAATTGGTAAAAATTTAATCAAATACTTAATTTTGAAAGGAAATTGTACCTAgcatatataattatttaaataaaattttaagtgAAATAGAATATGTACCTTCTTTGCTCTAACATGTCGCAgccctttttcaagtttttcttctAATACTTTTAATTGTTTGACACTTAACCCTTCAAGATCTTCACATTTCAAATCACtaaataacataaaaataaatatgtttaattaaaaattaatcttATATCTTACAAAATCTTATTATAATATTGAATTCTTACAAAATATAGAAACAAGTATTATTATGTACCTTATATGAACCTCTGAATCTTCAATATTTCCCATGGATTTTTCTCTCTCTTTACACTAAATGAAATGTATAATTAAAAATGTGTTATTCTTGACTCAAAAATACATATATaacttaattttattaatataatttaaaaaatataaataaaaaataaaaaattgaagacTAATCAACTAAAAAGGAATATAATTTCCAAGTGATACATATCTATGAAAAAATCGTCATTTGAATAAAATTATGTGTATCTAAATATTGATTTGTTAAATCTATTTTAGTAGTTAAAAAAAGTGGGCCTcctaattctattttttttttttgcaatgacTCACAATGACTTGCAATTAAAAAGAGAGGATAAAAGGATGAATTAAATATTTGGGTTTGGCTGACATTACAATAAAGTGGGAGTtcttattgtaaagttttatgacTATTAAATCAACTTAAATTTCCTTTGGTGTTCGATGTCTAACaatgattaatattactattaGCTTTAAGGAAATATGTGCTCAAAAGAGTTTGAATGCATGCTATCTTGGAAACAAATCATGTAATGATACTAATGGTTATTAGTTAATTTGAATGTCAAGGCTTTTGATTCTCGTGATTCCTCACATGTGGATGATGACTCCTTTtgggatgaggttgtgcctcttactatAGATGAGGCCTTTGATGGCCCCCTGGTTGCTATTGGTGTGGCTTCCTCTGGCCTTGAGGCTTCCACTCCTATTGAACCTATTCTACAGCAATGGTCTGCTCCTGGAGAGTTTGCTCCATATGTTGTTCTGCACCAACAATTTACTCCAAATGCAGACAAAAACTCTGAGGGGATCTCCCCACTTGATCCTACTTGCAGTGATGTTCCTAATAATAGTATTGCCTAtattattgttcctaataatacaATTCAAGAGGTTTGGTTTTCCTTTCAATAACTGACATTTATTGAGAAAACAATGTGAAAAAAGTAAAAATGGATAAAAATGGTGTTTTGAAATTGGAAATAGTCATATATTAAagtaaaatagtaaaaaaaatatatgtagCTTTAAGCTTTGGCAACATAAAATaaatattcttgaattttttctggattcgattgtgtgtatttttttcccatcaacgtttcgaatcacactctgtgattcatcatcaggatgaaaagaattccaaagacatgaaagatacacacaatcgaat is part of the Cryptomeria japonica chromosome 10, Sugi_1.0, whole genome shotgun sequence genome and harbors:
- the LOC131053795 gene encoding MADS-box transcription factor 14 isoform X2 — protein: MQSNGRHSKAESIIDDDKCKEREKSMGNIEDSEVHISDLKCEDLEGLSVKQLKVLEEKLEKGLRHVRAKKNQEMIEQMNESREKLKELQTRSQGPKLQENIDDSEDLNTSLHLKL
- the LOC131053795 gene encoding MADS-box transcription factor 14 isoform X1 gives rise to the protein MQSNGRHSKAESIIDDDKCKEREKSMGNIEDSEVHISDLKCEDLEGLSVKQLKVLEEKLEKGLRHVRAKKNQEMIEQMNESREKGNKLMEENANLYHKLKELQTRSQGPKLQENIDDSEDLNTSLHLKL